The Achromobacter deleyi region GGTGCAAGCTGATCCCGAGTCCGCGATCCGGGCCGCACAATTGGCCGACGCCTTGAAGTCGGCGTTGACCGAGTTGCCGCTGAAATGCCAGCAGGTCTTTCTATGGAACAAGCTGGAGGGCTATACGCAGGCCGAGATTGCACTGAAACTCGGGCTGACGCAGAGCATGGTGGAAAAGCACATGAAGCGCGCGTTGACCCACATCCATGACCGGTTGCAAGATCATGCCCCGCACTGATTCCCCCTCCGGCGCGGCCAAGACGCCGCGCGACCTGGCCGCTTACTGGTTCTCGCGCGAGCGCCTGGGCGCGCTGGATGCGCGGGAGCGCCAGGCGCGCGACGCCTGGCTGGCGGCCGATCCGGAGCACCTGCGGCAGTACCGATCGATGGAGGCCTTGTGGAGCGTGGCGGACAGCCTGCCGCAAGACGAGATGCGCGCCATCCTGGCGCAGTCCGACGAGGCGCCCGCGCGTCCGCGCCGCCGGAGATTCGCGGTGGGGTTGACGGCGGCCTGTGCCCTGGCGCTGACAGCTGGCGTGATCGGCCCCCGGTTGTGGTCGCCGGCCCCGGAATTCAGCCAGTCGCTGGCGACGGGCAAGGGCGAACGCACTCGCGTGGCCCTGCCCGATGGTTCGCTGCTGGAATTGAATACGGACACGCAGGCGCGGGTCGCGCTGTATCCCGATCGCCGTGAGGTGGAGCTGCTGGCTGGAGAGGCGCTGTTCACCGTCAGTCCCGATGCCGCGCGGCCGTTCACTGTCGACGCGGGCGGGGCGCGGATCCTGGTGACCGGCACGCGGTTCAATGTGCGGCGGGACGGCGCCGCGGTGGCGCTTGCCGTGGACGAGGGAAGCGTGGCTTTTTCGGCCGGTTCCTGGTGGAATAGCACGACCCGCCATTTGACGGCGGGCTATGTGGCGCGCCACAAGCCGGGCGAACCGCTGGCCGCGCCGCACCAGGAGAACGTGGCTGCCATTACCGCCTGGCAGCGGGGCCGGCTGGTGTTTCGCGATACGCCCTTGGCGCAGGTGGTTGCAGAGCTGAACCGCTATCTGCGCACCCCGCTGCGCATCGACGACAAGAAACTCGCGCAGTTCCGGGTGGCGGGAACGCTTTCGATCGACGAGCCGGAATCCGTCTTGAATGTGCTGCCACAGATTGCTCCCGTGATCGTGCTGTACCCGGCCGACGGCAGCACCGTGCTGGCGCCCCGCTAGCACCCGACCACCCCTGAGCCTGCGGGCGGACGCCCGTACGCACGCGCGGCGTTGCGCCGCCGCGCTGAATTATTTTGTTTCAAACATTCTATCGAG contains the following coding sequences:
- a CDS encoding FecR family protein, which codes for MPRTDSPSGAAKTPRDLAAYWFSRERLGALDARERQARDAWLAADPEHLRQYRSMEALWSVADSLPQDEMRAILAQSDEAPARPRRRRFAVGLTAACALALTAGVIGPRLWSPAPEFSQSLATGKGERTRVALPDGSLLELNTDTQARVALYPDRREVELLAGEALFTVSPDAARPFTVDAGGARILVTGTRFNVRRDGAAVALAVDEGSVAFSAGSWWNSTTRHLTAGYVARHKPGEPLAAPHQENVAAITAWQRGRLVFRDTPLAQVVAELNRYLRTPLRIDDKKLAQFRVAGTLSIDEPESVLNVLPQIAPVIVLYPADGSTVLAPR